A portion of the Bdellovibrionales bacterium genome contains these proteins:
- a CDS encoding SDR family oxidoreductase translates to MYPRHRELAELNLRCPGSSSAWCSAHNGSAAAGRMFEDSGHLRFSSAMHPWSLEQQSSRPVLLDWTDLESERKVHYPICINKRGLLVAKILITGATGGFGLLTVQHLIKDGHKVVGTARDIRGRNQAKTKELESLGAKIVEMDVTKDASVESGAKAAMSAWGGIDVLINNAGVGVIGLTESFTSEDIQKIFDVNVFGTHRLIRAIAPAMRKANNGLIINISSLLGRVTVPFYGPYNASKWALEGLTENYRTELSQFGIEVCLVEPGGYPTSFIDNLVRPSDHDRSKEYGPMGEMAESFLKGFEQALAANPAQDPQKVAQAIVQLVKAPQGTRSFRTVVDSMGMGGPVDEYNNVLKKITEGIYGNFGIGHLLQVKAK, encoded by the coding sequence TTGTATCCAAGACACCGGGAGCTGGCTGAACTAAATCTCAGGTGTCCAGGATCGAGTTCGGCTTGGTGCAGCGCTCACAACGGGAGCGCTGCTGCCGGACGCATGTTTGAAGATTCTGGACACCTGAGATTTAGTTCAGCCATGCACCCTTGGAGTTTGGAACAACAATCAAGTCGGCCAGTTTTACTGGACTGGACTGATCTTGAAAGTGAGCGAAAGGTTCACTATCCTATCTGCATCAATAAGAGGGGGTTACTTGTGGCAAAAATTCTCATCACTGGCGCGACGGGCGGATTTGGACTGTTAACTGTACAACACCTGATTAAAGACGGACACAAGGTCGTCGGCACTGCACGTGATATCCGAGGTCGTAACCAGGCCAAAACCAAAGAGTTGGAATCCCTAGGAGCTAAAATTGTTGAAATGGATGTGACGAAGGATGCGAGTGTTGAGAGTGGAGCCAAAGCGGCAATGAGTGCTTGGGGCGGAATTGACGTCTTGATCAACAATGCTGGGGTTGGAGTGATCGGTTTGACAGAATCCTTTACCTCTGAAGATATCCAGAAAATATTTGATGTGAATGTATTTGGCACCCACCGATTGATTCGGGCCATTGCTCCGGCCATGCGAAAGGCCAACAATGGCCTCATCATCAACATCTCAAGTTTGCTTGGAAGAGTGACTGTACCCTTTTATGGCCCTTACAATGCGTCTAAATGGGCCTTAGAAGGGCTCACTGAGAATTATAGAACTGAGCTCTCGCAATTTGGAATTGAAGTCTGTCTTGTCGAGCCAGGAGGTTATCCCACATCCTTTATTGATAACCTTGTTCGCCCAAGTGATCATGATAGATCAAAAGAATATGGTCCAATGGGTGAAATGGCTGAGTCCTTCCTAAAAGGCTTCGAACAAGCTCTTGCTGCAAATCCCGCTCAAGATCCCCAGAAAGTTGCTCAAGCGATCGTCCAACTGGTCAAAGCTCCTCAAGGAACTCGGTCATTTCGAACTGTTGTTGACAGCATGGGAATGGGCGGGCCCGTGGACGAATACAACAATGTTCTCAAAAAAATCACCGAGGGGATTTACGGAAACTTTGGAATCGGGCATCTGCTCCAAGTAAAAGCCAAGTAG
- a CDS encoding ADP-ribosylglycohydrolase family protein, with amino-acid sequence MKPQLSCSVKFHYLLVAVFVGFGFFTSYSSSATEPRVRDDATMDRARGSLLGLAYGDALGLLTETLTRDEILEIYGERGLVSLDQQLPLRKIWDKLGEKRFYRTRIPGFTSDDTQQAMALLLVALNHRKWGDEATREFGALLVSGFEVGAWRGFGKMFSGAADKLRRGVDYRSSGSASSGIGAAMRVAPLAGLLDWSDSDLALAAITSSLVTHADLRAAAMSFAVFRAARMFVLGHTAAQIREELPREVRAIELYLIGQLTSSMNKVAGIAGQLNQRGWPFDQAWPFDQTDRHSVSEVLGKVLQWAGGLQISHLEISDFVLKMGEPYVESRFRRHIHPNNPFVLLGGVHALALALQDNADPSEILRYIVNLGDDTDTVAAIAGGILGARFGTDWIPETEFRDRGRMTMYANKLVSGAPVEDPYVFLEREARLTQAEKSFQSSKLADWKTDPSCRVLVALPGVSIPIAK; translated from the coding sequence GTGAAGCCTCAGCTTTCTTGCTCCGTCAAATTTCACTATTTATTGGTTGCTGTTTTCGTTGGGTTTGGTTTTTTTACGAGCTATTCGTCCTCTGCGACAGAACCTCGTGTGAGAGACGATGCAACAATGGATCGCGCAAGGGGCTCCCTTTTAGGTTTAGCTTACGGAGATGCTCTGGGCCTCCTGACCGAGACCTTAACGCGAGATGAAATCCTAGAGATCTACGGAGAGAGAGGCCTTGTGTCTTTGGATCAACAGCTGCCTCTCAGAAAAATATGGGACAAGCTTGGAGAAAAGCGTTTTTATCGAACGAGAATTCCGGGTTTTACGAGTGATGACACTCAGCAAGCCATGGCGCTTCTTTTGGTAGCGCTCAATCATCGAAAATGGGGAGACGAGGCCACGAGAGAGTTTGGTGCTTTGTTGGTTTCAGGTTTTGAGGTGGGCGCCTGGAGAGGCTTTGGCAAGATGTTCTCGGGTGCTGCCGATAAACTCCGGCGCGGAGTGGATTACAGATCTTCGGGATCGGCTTCGAGTGGTATAGGAGCTGCAATGCGGGTGGCCCCACTGGCCGGACTTCTGGATTGGTCAGACAGTGATTTGGCTTTGGCCGCAATAACGAGTAGTTTGGTGACTCATGCAGATTTGCGTGCGGCTGCAATGAGTTTTGCTGTTTTCAGGGCAGCGAGAATGTTTGTCCTGGGACACACGGCCGCCCAAATTCGAGAGGAACTTCCTCGTGAGGTGCGCGCTATAGAACTGTATTTGATTGGACAATTGACAAGCTCGATGAACAAAGTGGCGGGGATTGCAGGCCAACTCAATCAGCGGGGATGGCCTTTTGATCAAGCATGGCCATTTGATCAGACGGATCGACATTCGGTATCAGAAGTTCTCGGAAAAGTATTGCAATGGGCAGGGGGGCTTCAGATTTCACATTTGGAAATCTCAGACTTCGTTCTTAAAATGGGTGAGCCTTATGTTGAGTCTAGATTTAGACGTCATATTCATCCGAATAACCCCTTTGTACTATTGGGTGGAGTTCATGCGCTTGCGCTTGCTTTGCAGGATAATGCGGATCCATCGGAAATTCTCAGATACATCGTCAATTTGGGAGATGATACGGACACCGTCGCGGCAATTGCAGGGGGCATTTTAGGTGCTCGTTTCGGCACTGATTGGATCCCAGAAACAGAGTTCCGTGATCGCGGGCGGATGACAATGTACGCTAATAAATTGGTTTCAGGGGCTCCCGTCGAAGACCCCTATGTATTTTTGGAACGTGAGGCACGGCTCACCCAGGCCGAGAAATCGTTTCAGAGCAGCAAACTCGCAGACTGGAAAACCGACCCTAGCTGCAGGGTTCTGGTGGCCTTGCCTGGTGTCTCTATTCCCATAGCTAAATGA
- a CDS encoding nucleotidyl transferase AbiEii/AbiGii toxin family protein: MSRESQAKAIRNSIIKIAKSDTSLDANEIRVILSLERIVARLSNDPTLDKHLVYKGGFVLLKTLNSNRFTRDLDALGLDIEKELVEKLVPSALDVDLNDGFWFGDVQVESLDAQGEYGALRFNCAFQIGDPPERAEAIKKLSRLHFDVGFDDAIPSDLKKSQMFSLLGYETHVSWRVYPPEFIFSEKLQTFVNRASANSRGKDIHDLGILFDQCNSTKLTDAIQETFARRETEIPKSLVEFAKNVDTNVLEKSWNSVKLTNEDASFEDAWELFQKHLKKLDQNLTT; encoded by the coding sequence ATGAGCCGCGAATCTCAAGCGAAAGCGATCAGGAATTCAATTATCAAAATAGCAAAGAGCGATACTTCGCTAGATGCCAATGAAATTCGTGTGATTCTTTCACTGGAAAGAATCGTAGCTCGGCTATCGAACGATCCAACGCTTGATAAGCATCTTGTTTACAAAGGTGGATTTGTTTTATTGAAAACTCTGAACAGCAACAGATTCACACGAGACTTGGATGCCCTAGGTCTTGATATCGAAAAGGAGCTTGTCGAAAAACTTGTTCCCAGTGCGCTGGATGTTGATTTGAATGACGGCTTTTGGTTTGGTGATGTTCAAGTCGAGTCACTGGATGCACAGGGCGAATATGGCGCCCTACGATTTAATTGCGCATTTCAAATCGGAGATCCACCCGAGAGGGCAGAGGCAATCAAGAAGTTGTCACGACTACATTTTGATGTTGGCTTTGATGATGCGATTCCGAGCGATTTGAAGAAGTCTCAAATGTTTTCACTTCTTGGTTATGAGACTCATGTTTCTTGGCGTGTCTATCCACCAGAATTCATTTTCTCAGAGAAGCTCCAAACATTTGTGAATCGTGCATCTGCCAATTCTCGAGGCAAAGACATTCACGACTTAGGGATTTTATTTGATCAGTGTAATTCAACAAAGTTGACCGATGCGATTCAAGAAACTTTCGCACGCAGGGAAACGGAAATTCCAAAGTCATTAGTCGAGTTCGCAAAAAACGTGGACACTAATGTGCTCGAGAAAAGCTGGAATAGCGTAAAGCTTACGAATGAGGACGCTAGTTTTGAGGATGCCTGGGAACTTTTCCAAAAGCATTTAAAGAAGCTTGACCAAAATTTGACAACTTAG
- a CDS encoding glycosyltransferase family 2 protein translates to MSVRDYRCVLIIPALNEQESIAKVLSSLPPRFCENVIVVDNGSTDRTAEVALQWGAQVVRENQKGYGKACLRGIEFCESLSPEIVAFIDADFSDDPRDLEELYQKLCKENLDLVIGSRTLGLAEAGALLPQARIGNFFAGWVMALRFHYRYSDLGPMRLIRQPALKQLKMQDQNFGWTIEMQVKALSQGLRVGEVSVHYKKRIGTSKITGTIKGCVCASIKILFVLFKYVLIGRMRGH, encoded by the coding sequence ATGTCAGTTAGAGATTATCGCTGTGTCCTTATTATACCGGCTCTTAACGAGCAGGAATCCATAGCTAAAGTTCTTAGCTCCCTGCCTCCGCGATTTTGTGAAAATGTCATTGTGGTCGACAATGGATCAACCGACCGAACGGCAGAGGTCGCCCTTCAGTGGGGGGCTCAGGTGGTCCGAGAAAATCAGAAGGGCTATGGAAAAGCTTGTCTTCGTGGGATCGAGTTTTGCGAGTCGCTGAGTCCAGAAATTGTAGCTTTTATCGATGCAGACTTCAGCGATGATCCGAGAGACCTCGAGGAGCTCTACCAGAAGCTCTGCAAAGAGAATCTTGATCTAGTCATTGGTTCAAGAACACTCGGGCTTGCGGAGGCAGGGGCGCTGTTGCCTCAAGCCCGGATTGGAAATTTTTTTGCAGGCTGGGTGATGGCTCTTCGCTTTCATTATCGCTATTCTGACTTGGGTCCTATGCGCTTGATCCGTCAGCCAGCTCTGAAGCAGCTCAAGATGCAAGATCAAAATTTTGGATGGACCATTGAAATGCAAGTCAAAGCGCTCAGCCAGGGGCTTAGAGTTGGCGAAGTCTCGGTCCATTATAAAAAGAGAATAGGTACTTCAAAGATTACCGGTACAATTAAAGGCTGTGTTTGCGCGAGCATAAAAATTTTGTTCGTCTTGTTCAAGTATGTTCTGATTGGTCGAATGCGAGGTCATTAA
- a CDS encoding HAMP domain-containing protein has translation MRSLPRLVNSFPIAGKVLIITVVIVLVSLAGTGLLAFLSIGKNMEILLGQKLEAIAKTAALQIPGETHEEVVQALLSQDAHLTTRPEFLGLQKILQGVKSANGLTSDVYTLIQPEWAPEQMIFVTMSNEKTYSGNSLPMHPIVKDVFKTGLPQYSGMYSDKEGMWVSAFAPIRLQNGKVVSVLEVDYRADQEVAEAKVQLLMQLLIPAFLALLFATLISYFVGNALTRPLHRLVLHAKKVSEGDLNAHTPVLSGDEFGALTEAVNVMTRDLNSSREKVLQAQEELVKAERLSALGELAAGIAHEISNPLAVVLAISDHIEKKLRAQKYQLSDLENDLPKIGRMTNRIIKIIRGLRSFSRDGNNDTFELTQISVLMEDTLTLCNEKIVSHSVGMELSEVPNVQIECRATQIGQVLVNMISNSIDAIETLPEKWIKISLVVSCDEKLQISITDSGPGIPAEVRDKIMEPFFTTKAVGKGTGLGLSITKSIIEGHNGKISIDAHCPNTRFLIELPLRHGQSSFEDGESKAS, from the coding sequence ATGAGATCGCTGCCCCGACTTGTAAATAGTTTTCCAATTGCTGGCAAGGTTCTGATTATCACCGTTGTGATTGTGCTAGTCAGTTTGGCCGGTACAGGGCTGCTTGCCTTTCTTTCCATTGGTAAAAACATGGAAATTCTCTTGGGACAGAAGCTTGAGGCGATCGCAAAAACGGCGGCGTTGCAGATTCCGGGTGAGACCCATGAGGAAGTCGTCCAAGCGCTATTGTCCCAAGACGCTCACCTCACGACGCGGCCTGAATTTCTTGGTCTTCAAAAAATATTGCAAGGAGTGAAGTCCGCCAATGGATTGACCTCTGATGTTTACACTTTGATTCAACCGGAGTGGGCTCCTGAACAAATGATTTTTGTAACTATGAGCAATGAAAAAACTTACTCTGGCAATTCGCTGCCAATGCATCCAATTGTAAAAGATGTTTTTAAAACGGGACTGCCGCAATATTCAGGTATGTACTCCGACAAAGAGGGGATGTGGGTTTCTGCCTTTGCTCCAATCCGACTGCAAAACGGAAAAGTCGTCTCCGTCCTCGAGGTTGACTACCGAGCGGATCAAGAGGTTGCTGAGGCAAAGGTTCAGCTATTAATGCAATTGCTGATCCCAGCGTTTCTGGCGCTCCTGTTTGCCACTTTAATTTCATATTTTGTAGGGAATGCGCTGACTCGTCCCCTCCATCGTTTGGTCCTGCATGCAAAGAAAGTATCGGAGGGAGACTTAAATGCTCACACACCGGTGCTTTCCGGAGATGAGTTCGGTGCGTTGACGGAGGCCGTTAATGTGATGACTCGCGACTTGAACTCTAGTCGAGAAAAAGTTTTGCAGGCCCAGGAAGAGCTCGTTAAGGCAGAACGCTTGTCCGCACTGGGAGAGCTAGCCGCTGGAATCGCTCACGAGATCAGCAATCCTTTAGCCGTGGTGCTTGCGATTTCTGACCACATTGAGAAGAAATTAAGGGCACAGAAATATCAGCTTTCAGACCTTGAAAATGACCTTCCGAAAATTGGTCGCATGACCAACCGGATTATTAAGATTATACGCGGTCTTAGGAGTTTTTCTCGGGACGGCAATAATGACACCTTTGAGTTGACGCAAATCTCTGTGCTGATGGAGGACACTCTTACTCTTTGCAATGAAAAGATTGTGTCACATTCCGTAGGTATGGAACTATCCGAAGTTCCGAACGTCCAGATTGAGTGTCGCGCGACTCAAATTGGGCAAGTGCTGGTTAACATGATTAGCAATTCCATTGATGCCATTGAGACTCTTCCTGAAAAATGGATTAAGATTTCATTAGTTGTATCCTGCGATGAGAAACTACAAATTTCAATTACCGACAGCGGACCTGGAATTCCTGCCGAAGTCAGAGATAAAATAATGGAACCTTTCTTTACTACTAAGGCTGTTGGCAAAGGCACCGGACTTGGCCTCAGTATTACCAAAAGTATTATCGAAGGACACAATGGGAAGATTTCAATAGATGCACATTGCCCGAACACTCGATTTCTAATTGAGCTACCACTTCGACACGGGCAGTCTTCTTTCGAGGATGGTGAGTCTAAAGCTTCATAA
- a CDS encoding matrixin family metalloprotease, with product MKKRIWSTNFLLLTLWWLVACERSSRNAVDASDRPQRVMSPAIEHLCNQLYAKNIRDKRISWKGNAPILFSFDASFPEEYIAAVKSAIETWNKAAGFELFRSDPNFRDYSVPANDGRNTFYFRKRGARGKAPKNRRALISRGWGLAVTVVNGRANEIIDADIIFDGIANNFSTSRNRVGYFDVESVALHELGHSLGLVHNEESSSIMFYGESSVNFSLRTLDATTIQTLDCEYR from the coding sequence ATGAAAAAGCGAATATGGTCGACGAATTTTTTACTTTTGACTCTCTGGTGGTTGGTTGCGTGCGAAAGGTCTTCCAGAAACGCAGTCGATGCAAGCGATCGTCCCCAGCGCGTAATGTCACCTGCAATCGAGCATCTATGTAACCAGCTTTATGCAAAAAATATAAGAGACAAGCGCATCAGCTGGAAAGGAAACGCCCCAATTCTTTTTTCCTTCGATGCTTCCTTTCCGGAGGAATACATCGCGGCTGTGAAATCCGCCATTGAAACGTGGAACAAGGCGGCGGGGTTTGAGCTTTTTAGGTCCGATCCGAATTTTCGAGATTATTCTGTCCCTGCAAACGATGGACGAAATACTTTCTATTTTAGGAAACGAGGAGCACGGGGTAAAGCGCCGAAAAATCGTCGAGCCCTTATTTCGCGAGGATGGGGCCTAGCGGTAACCGTGGTGAATGGTCGCGCTAACGAAATTATAGACGCGGATATCATCTTTGATGGGATCGCCAATAATTTTTCGACCTCCCGAAATCGTGTAGGATACTTCGACGTAGAAAGTGTCGCTCTACATGAGCTCGGACATTCCCTCGGCCTTGTTCACAATGAGGAGTCCTCGTCAATCATGTTCTATGGAGAATCATCGGTAAACTTTTCCTTGCGGACTCTGGATGCGACGACAATTCAAACACTGGACTGTGAATACAGGTAG
- a CDS encoding Fic family protein, whose protein sequence is MKSNFKFYFFSSLISMVLTSYAAQAEPDTTCDEVVGHLQTQHLSGMSLCDLQIRYKIAIERLKRSGIENPLQIGNVIGPRFINMSDWTKYLAKNGDSEFTAWKVYKPSPRTWGNWMKASAIIDDEKTENVFMGKNIKDIQTWILALHAMALHKLYAVPNGQYRADVEEIIPLHSVEDAYPVKDILAIANTPYFSEKHQKKLMNFVPRLCNERQSQAPVPKAEAGAVPEAFQFKHNPGDVSEPAKSCGDLTMAIADEVVEQMDRWTEYMKSQFHNLSLNPESVDVVAFAAKAQQWFVIIHPFIDGNGRTSRLMMDFILRKAGLPTPVLDDQNRDFFTTQEEWADLVGRGMINTVRALEACVENPSAAGCKVVSSAPPQQ, encoded by the coding sequence ATGAAAAGTAATTTTAAGTTCTATTTTTTCAGTTCTCTTATCTCAATGGTTCTGACTTCCTATGCCGCCCAGGCTGAACCTGATACGACTTGCGATGAGGTGGTCGGACATCTTCAAACACAGCATCTTAGTGGAATGAGTTTGTGTGATTTGCAAATTCGCTATAAAATTGCGATTGAACGGCTGAAGCGTTCTGGGATAGAAAATCCACTTCAAATTGGAAACGTAATCGGGCCTCGCTTCATTAATATGTCAGATTGGACAAAATATTTGGCAAAGAATGGCGATTCCGAGTTTACCGCATGGAAGGTTTACAAGCCTAGCCCACGTACCTGGGGCAACTGGATGAAGGCTTCCGCCATAATAGACGATGAAAAGACCGAAAATGTATTTATGGGAAAGAATATCAAAGATATTCAGACTTGGATTTTAGCATTGCATGCGATGGCATTGCACAAACTCTATGCAGTACCAAATGGTCAATATCGCGCGGACGTGGAAGAAATCATACCCCTGCATAGTGTAGAGGACGCCTATCCAGTAAAAGACATTCTTGCTATAGCTAATACGCCCTATTTCTCGGAAAAACATCAGAAAAAATTGATGAACTTTGTGCCCCGGCTTTGCAATGAACGCCAAAGTCAGGCTCCGGTTCCCAAAGCTGAAGCAGGAGCTGTTCCTGAGGCTTTTCAATTTAAACACAATCCCGGCGATGTTTCCGAACCCGCGAAATCTTGCGGTGATCTAACGATGGCTATCGCGGACGAAGTCGTTGAGCAAATGGATAGGTGGACAGAATATATGAAGAGTCAATTTCACAATCTTTCACTTAATCCTGAGTCTGTAGATGTGGTGGCTTTTGCGGCCAAGGCTCAACAATGGTTTGTGATCATACATCCCTTTATCGACGGAAATGGCCGAACGAGTCGCTTGATGATGGATTTTATTTTGCGCAAAGCAGGCCTTCCCACTCCTGTCCTGGACGATCAAAATCGCGACTTCTTTACCACTCAAGAGGAGTGGGCGGATTTGGTGGGAAGGGGTATGATAAATACCGTTCGAGCGCTCGAGGCTTGTGTTGAGAATCCGTCGGCCGCCGGTTGTAAAGTCGTATCGAGTGCGCCGCCCCAACAATAA